A part of Synchiropus splendidus isolate RoL2022-P1 chromosome 19, RoL_Sspl_1.0, whole genome shotgun sequence genomic DNA contains:
- the LOC128751172 gene encoding plexin domain-containing protein 1-like isoform X1 — protein MLSTLVIFFCLCGTEPLRSWAEDPTELVSRENSKGAQQSRGAGDHSGRSSPGHGGVNRAVLGGGLTIDTLPDNMTHVVEDPGKYYTWQSFGPENKRTKEVWVDMSDARHGQVRVHGILSNSYQQAVKVALSFDFPFYGHNLRQITIATGGFIFTGDLTHRMLTTTQYIAPLMANFDPGHTKESTVQYLDNGEVFVVQWEKVRLAGKESEGAFTFQAALHKTGDITFSYKDIPLPLTVMNTPEHPVKTGLSDAFMVTTTPTQSTGPQRQTIYEYHRIDIDLSTITSSSAVEFTALATCLQHKNCESCVSSKQTSGCSWCNVLQRCSDGMDRHRQEWLDYACLEESEDTTCEVYTGDYSSLTPEMEDVTSPAKSVVCKHNDDATDSDGDAKTASSTTTHQWPNMGVIAGIAAALVLLLALVLVTVYISFNPSVASPFYLTHRRKSYWPSMKFQKQQSGYTEVEGSGRESFVEAPPC, from the exons AGCTTGTGAGCAGGGAGAATTCAAAAGGGGCGCAGCAGTCGAGGGGAGCTGGCGATCATTCTGGCAGGTCATCTCCAGGCCATGGTGGGGTGAACAGAGCCGTCCTGGGTGGAGGTCTAACCATTGACACCTTGCCAGACAATATGACACATGTGGTG GAGGATCCCGGAAAGTACTACACATGGCAGAGTTTTGGCCCAGAAAACAAACGTACCAAGGAAGTGTGGGTGGACATGAGTGATGCCCGGCATGGTCAAGTCAGAGTCCATGGTATTCTGTCGAATTCGTACCAACAGGCTGTG AAAGTTGCCTTGTCGTTTGACTTTCCTTTTTACGGACACAACTTGAGGCAGATCACTATAGCAACAGGAG GGTTCATCTTCACTGGAGACCTCACTCATCGCATGCTGACCACCACACAGTACATCGCCCCTCTGATGGCCAACTTCGACCCCGGCCACACCAAAGAATCAACCGTGCAGTACCTGGATAATG GTGAGGTGTTTGTGGTCCAGTGGGAGAAAGTCAGACTCGCTGGCAAAGAGTCCGAGGGGGCCTTCACCTTCCAGGCAGCGCTCCACAAAACAGGAGACATCACATTCAGCTACAAAGAC ATTCCTCTACCCCTGACAGTGATGAACACTCCGGAGCATCCCGTCAAGACGGGCCTGTCTGATGCCTTCATGGTCACAACAACACCCACACAGTCAACGGGTCCACAAAGACAGACCATATATGAGTATCACCGGATTGATATTGATCTCTCAACCATCACCAGCAGCTCTGCAGTGGAGTTCACCGCTCTGGCCA CTTGTCTGCAGCACAAGAACTGCGAGAGCTGCGTTTCGTCAAAGCAAACCTCTGGCTGCAGCTGGTGTAACGTTCTGCAGAG GTGTTCTGATGGGATGGATCGACACAGACAGGAATGGTTGGATTACGCATGTTTAGAAGAG AGTGAAGATACCACTTGTGAGGTTTACACAGGGGATTACAGTTCGCTGACTCCAGAGATGGAAGATGTCACATCACCTGCAAAAAGTGTTGTCTGTAAACATAACG ATGACGCTACTGACTCAGACGGTG ATGCGAAGACAGCTTCCTCCACCACGACTCACCAGTGGCCCAACATGGGGGTGATTGCAGGAATAGCTGCTGCTCTGGTTCTGCTTCTGGCTCTGGTGCTGGTAACTGTTTACATCAGCTTCAACCCGTCTGTTGCATCACCATTTTACCTCACTCAC CGCCGCAAGAGTTACTGGCCTTCCATGAAGTTTCAGAAGCAGCAGTCGGGTTACACAGAAGTGGAAGGAAGTGGGCGGGAGAGTTTTGTCGAAGCTCCTCCATGTTGA
- the LOC128751172 gene encoding plexin domain-containing protein 1-like isoform X2: MLSTLVIFFCLCGTEPLRSWAEDPTELVSRENSKGAQQSRGAGDHSGRSSPGHGGVNRAVLGGGLTIDTLPDNMTHVVDPGKYYTWQSFGPENKRTKEVWVDMSDARHGQVRVHGILSNSYQQAVKVALSFDFPFYGHNLRQITIATGGFIFTGDLTHRMLTTTQYIAPLMANFDPGHTKESTVQYLDNGEVFVVQWEKVRLAGKESEGAFTFQAALHKTGDITFSYKDIPLPLTVMNTPEHPVKTGLSDAFMVTTTPTQSTGPQRQTIYEYHRIDIDLSTITSSSAVEFTALATCLQHKNCESCVSSKQTSGCSWCNVLQRCSDGMDRHRQEWLDYACLEESEDTTCEVYTGDYSSLTPEMEDVTSPAKSVVCKHNDDATDSDGDAKTASSTTTHQWPNMGVIAGIAAALVLLLALVLVTVYISFNPSVASPFYLTHRRKSYWPSMKFQKQQSGYTEVEGSGRESFVEAPPC, from the exons AGCTTGTGAGCAGGGAGAATTCAAAAGGGGCGCAGCAGTCGAGGGGAGCTGGCGATCATTCTGGCAGGTCATCTCCAGGCCATGGTGGGGTGAACAGAGCCGTCCTGGGTGGAGGTCTAACCATTGACACCTTGCCAGACAATATGACACATGTGGTG GATCCCGGAAAGTACTACACATGGCAGAGTTTTGGCCCAGAAAACAAACGTACCAAGGAAGTGTGGGTGGACATGAGTGATGCCCGGCATGGTCAAGTCAGAGTCCATGGTATTCTGTCGAATTCGTACCAACAGGCTGTG AAAGTTGCCTTGTCGTTTGACTTTCCTTTTTACGGACACAACTTGAGGCAGATCACTATAGCAACAGGAG GGTTCATCTTCACTGGAGACCTCACTCATCGCATGCTGACCACCACACAGTACATCGCCCCTCTGATGGCCAACTTCGACCCCGGCCACACCAAAGAATCAACCGTGCAGTACCTGGATAATG GTGAGGTGTTTGTGGTCCAGTGGGAGAAAGTCAGACTCGCTGGCAAAGAGTCCGAGGGGGCCTTCACCTTCCAGGCAGCGCTCCACAAAACAGGAGACATCACATTCAGCTACAAAGAC ATTCCTCTACCCCTGACAGTGATGAACACTCCGGAGCATCCCGTCAAGACGGGCCTGTCTGATGCCTTCATGGTCACAACAACACCCACACAGTCAACGGGTCCACAAAGACAGACCATATATGAGTATCACCGGATTGATATTGATCTCTCAACCATCACCAGCAGCTCTGCAGTGGAGTTCACCGCTCTGGCCA CTTGTCTGCAGCACAAGAACTGCGAGAGCTGCGTTTCGTCAAAGCAAACCTCTGGCTGCAGCTGGTGTAACGTTCTGCAGAG GTGTTCTGATGGGATGGATCGACACAGACAGGAATGGTTGGATTACGCATGTTTAGAAGAG AGTGAAGATACCACTTGTGAGGTTTACACAGGGGATTACAGTTCGCTGACTCCAGAGATGGAAGATGTCACATCACCTGCAAAAAGTGTTGTCTGTAAACATAACG ATGACGCTACTGACTCAGACGGTG ATGCGAAGACAGCTTCCTCCACCACGACTCACCAGTGGCCCAACATGGGGGTGATTGCAGGAATAGCTGCTGCTCTGGTTCTGCTTCTGGCTCTGGTGCTGGTAACTGTTTACATCAGCTTCAACCCGTCTGTTGCATCACCATTTTACCTCACTCAC CGCCGCAAGAGTTACTGGCCTTCCATGAAGTTTCAGAAGCAGCAGTCGGGTTACACAGAAGTGGAAGGAAGTGGGCGGGAGAGTTTTGTCGAAGCTCCTCCATGTTGA